TTAGCTATATATGTTCCGAAGTGTAAAGCTTTTGAAGGATCCACATCTTTTTTATTTTTCAAACTGAAATTAAAAAATAAAATTCCAATAATGGCAGAAAAAATACCTATAGATACAACTAGGAATGGTAAAACAGCACCTTTTTCTTTGAAAGTGAGAACTCCGAGAGCAGATGCGGAAAAAATTGATCCTACAAATGATTCATATAAATCAGCACCCATTCCAGCGACATCCCCAACATTATCTCCAACATTATCAGCTATAACAGCGGGATTTCGTGGGTCGTCTTCTGGTATTCCAGCTTCTGTTTTTCCTACAAGATCGGCGCCCACATCAGCAGCTTTTGTGAATATACCACCACCAACTCTTGCGAATAAAGCAACTAAAGAAGCTCCCATGGCATATCCACTCATAGAAATTGTATCACCGTTTGTTAAGTAATAAATTAACCCCAATCCGAATAAACCTAAAGAAGCAACGGTCATTCCCATTACAGCTCCACCATTAAAAGCTATTTTTAAACCTTTGCTAAGTGATTCTATGGCACCTTGAGCAGTTCTGGTATTTGTTTTGGTAGCAATACTCATCCCAAAAAAACCTGCAGCAACGGATAAAGTAGCTCCCAATAAGAAAGATAAGGACATTTGCCATCCGTTGATAAAACCAAGTAAAAGAAAAATAATTATAACAATAATATACAAGATCTTGTATTCAGATATTAAAAAAGCTCGGGCTCCTGTTTGTATCGCTCCAGATATTTTTTGCATTTTTTCATTACCTGGAGAATTTTCTAAAACTTTAAATGTAAGAAATACTGTGAAGATAATACCGATTAAACCAAATATAATACCACTTAAATTAAGAATTAGCATTAAAATCCTCCCTTCTCCCAAATTTTTTATACTTGTATTATATCATAAATAATATTTACTTTAACTATTATGCATAAAAAAAACAATCAGCAAAATCGCTGATTGTTTTAGGGATTATTTACTTATAATAAGTTTTTGATTTTTTTTATAATTTTTTCTATAGCTTTCATTCTTTTTTCATCGAATTCGTTTTTTGCCATTTCATATTCATTTGTCCAAAAATCTAAACCTCTTTTAATTATTGTTTGAGCATCTCTAATTTTAGAATTTTCATCATCTGTAAAAAGTAATTTTTTTACATATATAGGGTGTTCAATTAATATTTTGCTTTTGATATTTTTTAAATCAATATTTTTTTTATTGAAATGATATGTGTTTTTAAAAAATAATTTTGTAGAAAATAAACTTATAGTATGTTTATTGATTTTTCCCAGATGAAATTTTTTAAGTTCTTTTAAACAATCATGACAATATCCAATTTTGGTTTCAATACCATCGTAATAAAATTTTTGTATTATATTAGCTTCATTTTTTTTACAAAGAAGACATTTCATAAGGATTCATCTCCCGTTAAATCCTTGTTGTTAAATTTATTCATAGCGTCTGTTATTTTTCCTTCTATTATTAAATTAATAGCAGGTATAATTTTATCTATAACCTTATTAATTTTATAATATTCTTCATTTGAAAATTCACTTAATACATAATCAGCTAAGTCAATATGTTCAGGTTTAGGGCCTATTCCAACTCTAATTCTTGGGAAATCTATGTTTTGAAGAACAGATATAATGGATTTTAATCCATTATGCCCTCCAGCAGAGCCATTTGGTCTTATTCTTATTTTTCCAAGATCTAAAGTTATGTCGTCATATATAACAATTAAATCTTTTGGACTATCAAATTTATTTTTTAATTCAAACAAAACCTTTCCACTTAAGTTCATATAAGTAAGAGGTTTTATTAACATAATATCGTTATTATAATATCCTTCAAATGTTCTTTTTTCAAACTTTCTAAAATTATCTTTATTCAATTCATAGTATCTGTCTATAACCAAAAACCCCACGTTATGCTTTGTAAAAACATAACGTGGGCCTGGATTACCTAAACCAATAATAATTTTCATAAATTAAGCTTCTTCTCCCGTTTCTTCTTCAATTTCTTCTTCGGATGTTTCAACAGTTTCTGAAACTCTTCCTGCAACTGGAATAGCTACAATAACTTCTTCAGGATCTAATAACACATCAATTTCTTCTGAAATATTTAAATCTTTTACAGTTATATGATCGTCTACGTCTAAATCTGTAATATCAACAACAAACTTTTCCACAATATCTTTTGGTAAAATTTCAACAGGTAATTCATGATGGTGAATATCTAACATTCCACCTTTTGATAATCCTTTAGCTTCACCAACGAATTCGATCGGAATGTTAAGATGCATTTTATGACCTTCAGCAGGAACATAAAAATCAGCATGAATAGGTTTATCTGAAACTTTATGTCT
The sequence above is a segment of the Marinitoga hydrogenitolerans DSM 16785 genome. Coding sequences within it:
- a CDS encoding 50S ribosomal protein L25: MAKVYKLKAIERKEGEKSNHVKKEGFIPAVIYGPGLDRGNIHLKISSVDTLLMLDKIEETTPIQLNIEKENGETYTITTFLKTVQRHKVSDKPIHADFYVPAEGHKMHLNIPIEFVGEAKGLSKGGMLDIHHHELPVEILPKDIVEKFVVDITDLDVDDHITVKDLNISEEIDVLLDPEEVIVAIPVAGRVSETVETSEEEIEEETGEEA
- the pth gene encoding aminoacyl-tRNA hydrolase, translated to MKIIIGLGNPGPRYVFTKHNVGFLVIDRYYELNKDNFRKFEKRTFEGYYNNDIMLIKPLTYMNLSGKVLFELKNKFDSPKDLIVIYDDITLDLGKIRIRPNGSAGGHNGLKSIISVLQNIDFPRIRVGIGPKPEHIDLADYVLSEFSNEEYYKINKVIDKIIPAINLIIEGKITDAMNKFNNKDLTGDESL